The sequence below is a genomic window from Papio anubis isolate 15944 chromosome X, Panubis1.0, whole genome shotgun sequence.
cagtaaTAGGCCTCACCTAGCTCCCACACAGCccaaaaggccagtctcactcccactgtgccccctacaacagcactgagtttatttccaggtagtgggtgagcagggctgaggACTTGCCCCAGGATGCAGGCCTCCTCACTGGGAAAGCAAGCAGGACTTTCAGATTTTGTGGCTCCCAGCATGTCACAACTTCTGTACTGTGTTTGCATTCCTGGTTTGCCCTCTCACCCAGGTTCTGTCTAGGGAACTTCTTGTTTGGttgaaattgttacaaagttcagttCACAACCTCTCCTTGTGGTTTTTCCCCAATTCCACTGGCAGCTCtccccaaggacccctgtgagacaaagtcagaaatAGCTTCCCCAGGGACTAAGAGTGGCCAGAGAGCTCTTcccactgcttcctctacccctgtatttcccTCAGCTCTCTAAGTTCATCTAATCTCCATGTAAGGTCAATTACCTTGCTGGCTTACTTATTCACTCTCTTAATTGTGTCTTTCAGGGTCCAATTTATCAATCATTTTGAATGATTTGTACATTTTGTGTCCTATTAGCCTTTTGCTTTGGATTCTTCTAgatgtctgtgtttgtgtgtgtaatcAGTCTTCACCACTCTAGGAGTACAAATGATATATTAGTTAAATTAGTACCTTAACTACCACATCAGGCCCCATCACATTCTTTAGATGGGAAGGAGCCAATCAAAAGCTTACCTTTTTAGTCTTTGTTATTGTTCAAGGATGATTGGCAATGAGACTATCTTCTCCTTTCAGGTAAAACACAAGTACCAACTCACAGAATGACTTTAGTTCGCAATGACCCAACATCATTCCCTTTGGGCTATTATTGTAATCACTGAAGTAAAATTTAATGAGAAgatttcaaacaaaaatttagGCAGAATAGTATAGTGAACCCTTATATACACATCATTGGCTTCAAAAATAATGATCTCGTGGCTaatcttgtttcatctatatTGCCACACACTACTCATGACTgagttattttgaagcaaatcctaTACATCATATCATTTCAACcataaataattcaatatttgTCTGTAAAAGATGAGGATTCTTTAAAAACAGGCATATGATCACTTTCAGCTAAAATATCAACAATTTATTACCATCATATATCCAATGTTCAAATTTCCAGTGGTTTCataaatgtcataattttttaaacagctttattgagatttaattCACATATAATTAACCCActaaaagtgtacaatttaatggCTTTTAGCATATTCATGGAGTTGTGCAACTCTCAccataatcaattttaaaacatttctgtcacccccaaaagaaactaTTTACCTATTTGCAGTCACCCCTCCCCAATTCCACCATCCTTTTAGTCCTAgacaaccaccaatctactttctgtctctatagaccTACTCATTCTGggcatttcacataaatggaatcatacaacatatTATCCTTtctgactgacttctttcactcaatataatattttcaaggttcatttatgttgtagcatggatcagtaccgtacatcatttttttttattgccaaataatgttccattgtatgaatgtgccacattttatctagccattcaccagttgatggggacatttgggtggttttcactttttgggtattatgagtaatgctactataaacatttgaatataggtgtttatgtgaacataagctttcatttctttcgagtatttttttcttttttagtattattactatttttttaaaattatactttaagttctaggatacatgtgcagaacgtgcaggcttgttacataggtatatgggtgccattgtggtttgctgcacttatcaacccatcatctacattaggtatttctcctaatgctattcctacCCTAACCCCCCACCTGCCGACAGGctcaggtgtgtgatgttcccctccctgtgtccgtgtgttctcatttttcaactcccacttatgagtgagaacatgtgctgttttgttttctgttcctgtgttagtttgctgagaatgatggtttccagcttcatccatgtccctgcaaaggacatgaactcatccttttttatgactgcatagtattccatgatatattcttgtcacattttctttgtccagtctatcattgatgagcatttgggttggttccacgtctttgctatagtgaacagtgctgcaataaacatacatgttcatgtgtctttatagtagaatgatttataatccttttgtatatacccagtaatgggattgctgggtcaaatggtatttctggttctagatccatgaggaattgccacactgtcttccacaatggttgaaccgattttcaacagtgtaaaactgttcctatttctccacatcctctccagcatctgttgtttcctgactttttaatgatcgccattctaactggcgtgagatggtatctcattgtggttttgattttcatttctctaacgaccagtgatgatgagcatttttttcatgtttgttgactgcataaatgtcttcttttgagaagtatcagttcatatcctttgccagctttttgatggggttgttttattcttgtaaatttgtttaagtcctctgtagattctggatattaactctttgtcaggtggatagattgcaaaaattttctcccattctgtaggttgcctgttcactctgatgatgcttttgctgtgcagaagctctttagtttaattagatgcgatttgtcaattttggcttttgttccaattggttttggtgttttagtcatgaagtctttgcccatgcctatgtcctgaatggtattgcctagcttttcttctaggatttttatggttttaggtgttatatttaagtctttaatccatcttgagttaatttttgtgtaaggtgtaaggaaggggcccagtttctgttttctgcatatggctaaccagttttcccaccaccatttattaaatagggaatccttttcccattgcttgtttttgtcaggtttgtagaagatcagatggttgtagatgtgtggtgttatttttgaggcctctgttctgttccattggtctgtatatctgttttggtaccagtactatgctgttttggttactgtagccttgtagtatagtttgaagtcagatagcatgatgcctcaagctttgttctttttgcttagattgTCTTGggtatatgggctcttttttcgttcctatgaaatttaaagtagttttctctaactctgtgaagaaaatcattggtagcttgatgggatagcattgaatctaaaaattactttggacagtatggccattttcacgatattgattcttcctatccatgagcatggaatgtttttccatttgtttgtgtcctctcttatttccttgagcagtagtttgtagttctccttgaaaaggtcctttacatcccttgtaagttgtattgctaggtatttttttctctctgtagcAACTGTGAAcgggagtttgctcatgatttggctctctgtctattattggtgtatgggaatgcttgtgatttttgcacattgattttgtatcctgagacttcgctgaggttgcttatcagcttaaggagattctgggctgagacaacggggttttctaaatatacaatcatgtcatctgcaaacagagacaattttacttcctctcttcctatttcaataccctttattctttctcttggctgattgccctggtcagaacttctaatactatgttgaataggattggtgagagagggcatccttctgttgtgccagttttcaaagggaatgcttccagttttttcccattcagtataatattggctgtggtttgtcataaatagctcttattattttgagatacattctatcaatacctagtttattgagagtttttagcatgaaaggatgttgaattttattgaaggccttttctgcatctattgagataatcatgtggtttttgtcattggttctgtttatgtgatggattacatttattgatttgcatatgttgaacaagccttgcatccccgggatgaagctgacttgatcacggtggataagctttttgatgtgcttctggattcggtttgccagcattttattgagaattttcacattaatgttcttcagggatatccTTGAgtacctaatttttaaaagttgctttgAGTTAGCATCTAAATAAGGTCTGCATTATAATTAATTGATAGTGTTTAAGTATTTTATAggttatctttccttttttgaaattatttatttgttgcaGAAACTAGGTCATTTGTCCTGAAGAGCTTCCCATAGCTTGGATTTTCCCACGTATGATGAATTTAACATGTTCTTTTGTCATTGTTGCCATCGTCactgttcctcctcctcttcttccttcttcttccctcctctccatccGTCCCACTTTCTCTCTGTTTAACAAGAATACTTTATTGGAGGCATTTTGTTCTTCTATCAGAATGTGTGTTATGTCTTGTAGTCTCTTTTTTCTGTGATGTTAGCAGGTGTTGATAGTCAATGCCTACATTTATTAATTCTCTGTATGTTGCAAAATGGATGATATacttttcttctagggtgtttatagttttgggttttacattgaagtctttaatccatcttgagttaatttttgtataaggtataaataaggggtccagtttcagttttctgcatgttgCTAGCTAGttctcccagcactatttattaaatagggaatcctttcctcactGCTTGTtcttgtcagatttgtcaaagatcagatggttgtaggtgtgtggtcttagtttttgagttctctgttctgttccattggtctatgtgtctgtttttgtaccactacCGTGGTGTTTTGGTTcccatagccttgtagtattgtttgaagtcaggtagtgtgatgcctccaggtttattctttttgcttaggactgtcttggctttACTGGCTCTtcttggttccacatgaaattttaagtagttttttcttttttctaattctgcaaagagTCACTGGTAGCTtcatgggaattgcattgaatctaaaaattactttgggcagtatggccatttttgtgatattgattgattcttcctatccatgagcatgaaatgtttttccatttgtttgtgtcctctctgaattccttgagcagtggtttgtaattctctttgtagagatctttcacctccctagttagctgtattcctaggtattttattctttttgtggcaattgtgaatgggagttcattcctgatttgggtCTCTGCCTGCCTGTTGTTGGTGTGCGGGactgctagtgatttttgcacattgattttgtatcccgagactttgctgtagttgtttatcagcttaagaagcttttgggctgagatgatgggggctgagatgatggggtctTCTAgctataggatcatgtcatctgcaaacaaagatagtttgatttcctctcttcctatttgaataccttttatttctttctcttgcctcattgccctggccagaactttcaatactatgttgaataggagtggagagagagtgcatccttgtcttgtgccagttctcaagaggaatgcttccagttttggcccattcagtatgatattggctgtgggtttgtcatagatgggtCTTATCATTTTGATGTCTGTTCCTCCAGTagctaatttattgagagtttttaacatgaaggaatattGATTTCTATTGAAGGCctttccacatctattgagataatcattagtattttgtctttagttctgtttatgtgatgaatcacacttattgatttgcatatgttgggcCAACCTTGCCTCtaggggatgaagcctacttgattatggtgaataagctttttgatgtgctgctgtattcagtttgccagtatttagttgaggatttttgcattgatgttaatcaaggatattggcctgaaattttctttttttattgtatctctgacaggttttggtatcaggatgatgctggcctcataaaatgagttatggaggagtccCTGCTTTTCAATCCTTTGGAATATTTTCAATAGCAGTGGTACCGGCTCTTCTTTGCCCTTCTGttataattcagctgtgaatctatttgatcctgggccttttttttttttcggttggtaggctatttattactgcctcaatttcagaactcattattggtctattcagggattcagtttcttcctggttcagtcttgggagtaTGTATCTCtgcagaaatttatccatttcttctagattttctagtttatgttcatagaggtgtttatagttttctctgatgattgtttatatttctgtggggtcagggTGATAACCCCcttatcatttctaattgtgtttatttgattcttctctttcttctttattagtctagctagtggtctatctattttattaagttttcttttctttttttttttttttaacaattaatttatttatttagggcgAGGCAGGGAAGCAGGTAGGGAGGGCAGGGGCAACCTCTCTTCCTCACAGGCACTAGGCCTTGTTTCTCTCCCAGATAAGCTAAGGTCGTCAGGGGCTGAGGGGAGTGAGGCAGGGAGGATGCATGGGGTCTGTGGGAACCAGAGAGAAGCTGGAGTCAGAGGTAGGAGCTGGGGCTGTGTGGGGGTGAAAGGTGAGGCAAGGTCAAAGGTGAACTGCAGCTTGGAGGGAAGGGTCCAATGTAAACCAGGACTTACAGGTGTAGAGGTAAAATGGGGTTCGTAGGGGGTGAAAGAGAAGTTGGGATCAGAGGGGATTCATGGGTGAAAGAGAAGTTGGGGTCAGAGGTAGGAGTTGGGGCTCAGGTGGGGAGTTAAAGGTGAGGCAAGGTCAGAGGTGAAGGGCAGCTCAGAGGGAGGGGTCAAACGTAAACCAGGACTTATAGGTCTAGACGTAAAATGGGATTCATGGGGGGCAGAGTTCAAAGGTGAAGCAGAGGTCGGGGTGAAGGAGGGCCCATAAAGTTAAAGGAGCGGTTTCTGGAGTCAGAAGGAGTGAAGGGGGGCTCCTCCTGGGAATGTCAAGGTTGGAAGAGCTCAAGGGAGTCAAAGATAAATTAGGGCTCAAGGATCAAAGGGGAGTCAGGGTCGGAGATGAAGTAGCCAGAGGTAAAGCGAGCTCCAAAGGTATTGTTAGGGTCAGGGCAAAGTCTTAGGGTCAGGGGTGAGTCAGGCTTGGAGGGAAAGCAGGGCTCTAGGGGTCAGAGATGGAGGGTCCTAGGGGATCAAAGGTCAGAAGCCTCGAGGGGACAGATGGGAAGCGATGGGAGCAACCTAGGCGACCTTCTCCTCGGCCCCCTCCTCGAACTTGCCCTCCTCGGCTGTGGTGTCCTGGTACTGCTGGTACTCAGATACCAGGTCATTCATGTTGCTCTCAGCCTCAGTGAACTCCATCTCATCCATGCCCTCGCCTGTGTACCAGTGCAGGAACGCCTTGGGCCAGAACATGGCTTTGAACTGCTTGGAGATGCGCTTGAACAGCTCCTGGAAGGCCATGCTACTGCCGATGAAGGTCACAGCCATCTTCAGGCCACGGGGCGGGATGTTGCACACGGCTGTCTTCAAGTTGTTGGGGATCCACTCCACGAAGTAGCTGCTGTTCTTGCTCTGCACGCTCAGCATCTGCTTGTCCACCTTCATGGACACGCAGCCCCGGAACACGGCAGCCACAGTCAGGTAGTAGTTGTGGTGCGGGTTGCACATGGCCATCATGTTCTTGGTGTCGAACATCTGCTGGGTGAGCTCAGGCACTGTCAGGGCCCGATACTGCTGGCTGCCCCGGCTGGTCAGGGGCGTGAAGCCGGGCATGAAGAAGTGCAGGTAAGGAAAGAGGACCATGTTGATGGCCAGCTTGTGCAGGTTGGTGTTCAGCTGGCCCAGGAAGCACAGGCAGGTGGTGACTCTGCTCGTGGTGGCCGACACCAGGTGGTTGAGGTCCTTGTAGGCGGGGGTGGTCAGCTTGAGGGTGCAGAAGCAGATGTCATAGAGTGCCTCATTGTCAATGCAGTAGGTCTCATCCATATTCTCCACCAGCTGGTGCACGGACAGTGTGGCATTGTAGGGCTCCACCACCATGTCTGACACTTTGGGTGAGAGCACCACGCTGAAGGTGTTCATAATGTGGTCTGGGAACTCCTTGTGGATCTTACTGATGAGCAGAGTGCCCATCCCAGACCCCATGCCACCCCCCAGTGAGTGGGTCAGCTGGAAGCCTTGAAGGCAGTTGCAGCTCTTGGCCTCCTTCTGGACCACATCCAGGACAGCGTTCACCAGCTCCATGCACTCCATGTAGTGCCCCTTCACCCAGTTGTTGCCAGCTCCAGATTGGCCAAACATGAAGTTGTCTGGCTGAAAGATCTGACCGAAGGGGCTGGAAAGGACAGAGTCCATGGTGCCGCGTTCCAGGTCCACCAGCACTGCTCTGGGAGCATAATTTCCTCCTCTGGCCTCGTTGTAGTATACGTTGATCCTCTCCAGTTGCAGGTCACTGTCCCCATAGTATGTGCCTGTGGGGTGATGCCATGTTCATCACTGATAACCTCCCAAAACTTGGCCCGGATCTGGTTACCACACTGGCCAGTCTGCAGGTGCACGATCTCCCTCATGGTGGTGGCGCTGAGGGTGGATGTGGCAGCAGTGGTGTGAGTGTGGGGAGCTGTGGCGGCAGTGTGGGTGGAAGATGCTGTGGAGATGGCAGAGCgctattaattttttcaaaaaaaaaaaaaagctcctagATGTGTtggttttttgaagggtttttcatgtctctatcttctttagttctgctctgatcttggttattttttgtctctgctaactttggggtttgttgctcttggttctctagctCTTTTAGTTAAGATGTTAAGTTCTTAACTTGAGATCTGTCTAGAtttttgatgtgagcatttagtgctgtaaatttccctcttaatattGAATTAGttgtttcccagagattctggtacattgtcattttgttctcattagtttcaaataacttcttgatttctgtcttaatttcattacttacccaagagtcattcaagagcaagtaattcaatttccatgtggttgtgtgatttttagtgaatttcttaatcttgacttctagtttgattgtggtgtggtctgaaagactgtttcttatgatttcagtttttttttttttacatttgctgagtaatgttttactttcaattatgtgatcagtttcagagtaagtgccatgtggtgaggagaagaatgtatattttgtcattttgggtggagagttctgtagatatttatcaggtctacttgatccagagctgagatcaggtcctgaatatctttatgttaattttctgtcttgatgatgtGTCTactattgacagtggggtgtgaagtctcccactatgattgtgtgggagtctaagtctctaagaacttgctttatgagtctGAGTGCTCCTGGATTGGGTGAATTTATGTTTATGACAGTtatgtcttcttgttgaattgaaccctttaccattatgtaatacccttctttgtcttttttttttttttttttttttgagatggagtttcactcttgttgcccaggctggagtacaatggcatgatctcagcttactgcaacctctgcctcccgggttcaagcgattctcctgcctcagcctcccgagtaacagggattacaggcatgtgccaccacacctggctaattttgtatttttagtagagacagtgtttctccttgttagtcaggctggtctcgaactcctgacctcaggtgatccgcctgccttggcctcccaaagtgctgagattacaggcgtgagtcatgtgcctggccttctttgtcttttttgatctttgttgatttaaattctattttgtcagaaactaggattgcaactcctgcttatttctgttttccatttgcttgggaaattttcctctatccctttattttgagcccatgtgtgtctttacatgtgagatgggtctcttaaagacagcatactgatgggtcttggctctttatccagctttccatttgcataattattttcaattagTTTCTTTGCAGGAATCTATTCAAGCTCTTTATCCACGTTTTAAGGacagttttatttaaaactagatagtataatttaaaatccTCTTATGAGTTGCAGATAAACAACAATTTATGGCAATCTTCTGAAAGATGGTGAAGAGGTGAGACTGCCACTG
It includes:
- the TUBB2A gene encoding tubulin beta-2A chain; this encodes MDSVLSSPFGQIFQPDNFMFGQSGAGNNWVKGHYMECMELVNAVLDVVQKEAKSCNCLQGFQLTHSLGGGMGSGMGTLLISKIHKEFPDHIMNTFSVVLSPKVSDMVVEPYNATLSVHQLVENMDETYCIDNEALYDICFCTLKLTTPAYKDLNHLVSATTSRVTTCLCFLGQLNTNLHKLAINMVLFPYLHFFMPGFTPLTSRGSQQYRALTVPELTQQMFDTKNMMAMCNPHHNYYLTVAAVFRGCVSMKVDKQMLSVQSKNSSYFVEWIPNNLKTAVCNIPPRGLKMAVTFIGSSMAFQELFKRISKQFKAMFWPKAFLHWYTGEGMDEMEFTEAESNMNDLVSEYQQYQDTTAEEGKFEEGAEEKVA